A segment of the Deinococcus multiflagellatus genome:
AGGCGCCTTGCTCATCCTCTCCTGGCGTCAGGACCGACGCGCCGCCCACGCGCGGAAGCAGCCTCTGTCTTGATGGCCCCCACGCCCCTATTCCCGCTTCATGTCATCGTCTGGAGACCCTATGAAACGACTGCTGCTGCTGGCCCTCACCGCCTTTCTCGCTGCCTGTAATCAGACCGGGGGTGAGATTGAGGGCGTCAAGAGTTTCAAGTTCGAGGGCGGCGCCCATAAGCCCGGCCGCCTGGAGTACGCGCAGCGCCCACCGGCGGGAGGCGAACACAACTCATCGTGGCAAAACTGCGGCGTCTATGAGCGGCCCATCTACGACGAGTACGCGGTGCACAGCATGGAGCACGGGGCAGTCTGGGTCTCGTATCAGCCGAACCTGAGCACCAGCCAGGTGCTGCAACTCCGGGAGACCCTGGATGGACGCACCTACACCCTGCTCTCGCCCCATGAGACACAAAAGGCCCCCATCGTCCTCAGTGCGTGGAACAAGCAACTGGAGGTGCAAGACGCCTCGGACCCCCGGATCAAAGCGTTCGTCCAGACCTATGAGCAGGGCGGTGAAGCACCAGAGATTGGAGCCTCGTGCAGCGGCGCGTACGACGACACGGTCTGATTCGCTGGGGAGGCGCGGCGCTGGCCACCGCCGCTCTGGGTGCCGGTCTGGCCGTCGCCTGGCCGGCGCCGCCCCGCGAGCCCAGTGCGGACGTGGCCTTCGCCCGCGATATGGCGGCCCACCACGCCCAGGCCGTGAACATGAGTGTCACCCTCCTGAGGCGCGCGGCCGACCCCGAAGTGCGCCTGCTGGCCCAGGACATTCTGCTGACCCAGCAGGCGCAGATCGGGCAGATGCAGGGCTGGCTGATGGCCTGGGGCCGGCCGCTGGCCGGGCGGGAGGCGCCCATGAAGGGCATGGACCGTTCGGCCATGGGCATGGCGCCAGCAGGTGAAGAGGCCGCGCTGAACACCTTGCCGGTGACCACCGCTGAGACCCGCTTTCTGCTGCTCATGCGCCGGCACCATCAGGGGGGCGTGGCCATGGCCACGTCGGCTCTGAACGCGGTGCGCCGCCCGGAGGTGCGGGCGTTTGCACAGCGGGTGGTGAGCGCCCAGACCACAGAAATCCTGGCCATCGACGCGTTGCTTGGGGGCCGCAAGGTCACCGT
Coding sequences within it:
- a CDS encoding DUF305 domain-containing protein, whose protein sequence is MQRRVRRHGLIRWGGAALATAALGAGLAVAWPAPPREPSADVAFARDMAAHHAQAVNMSVTLLRRAADPEVRLLAQDILLTQQAQIGQMQGWLMAWGRPLAGREAPMKGMDRSAMGMAPAGEEAALNTLPVTTAETRFLLLMRRHHQGGVAMATSALNAVRRPEVRAFAQRVVSAQTTEILAIDALLGGRKVTVPSTAPSHSMDTMDHE
- a CDS encoding DUF3105 domain-containing protein, coding for MKRLLLLALTAFLAACNQTGGEIEGVKSFKFEGGAHKPGRLEYAQRPPAGGEHNSSWQNCGVYERPIYDEYAVHSMEHGAVWVSYQPNLSTSQVLQLRETLDGRTYTLLSPHETQKAPIVLSAWNKQLEVQDASDPRIKAFVQTYEQGGEAPEIGASCSGAYDDTV